One Dictyoglomus thermophilum H-6-12 DNA window includes the following coding sequences:
- a CDS encoding DUF4330 domain-containing protein translates to MKLKINLFDVIVFIIILLGILGFFLVKEGKTPLAKVQGIEKDVEIDMIVRNLPLNDKEVIKPGDKAFIRIKNQPFAWVTVKDVKIYDKKMLVPNFNGTYTFIDDVNNPFNVDMLITFTSRGYVTEDSVVLGVKVKVGMPISVESYKLDVNGVVSALRY, encoded by the coding sequence ATGAAGCTAAAAATAAATCTTTTCGACGTTATAGTATTCATTATTATCCTTCTTGGAATTCTTGGATTTTTCCTTGTGAAAGAAGGGAAAACTCCTCTTGCAAAGGTCCAAGGGATTGAAAAGGATGTAGAAATCGATATGATAGTAAGAAATCTACCTCTTAACGATAAAGAGGTGATAAAACCCGGAGATAAGGCTTTTATAAGGATTAAAAATCAGCCCTTTGCTTGGGTAACGGTTAAAGATGTTAAAATCTATGATAAAAAGATGCTTGTTCCTAATTTTAATGGCACTTATACTTTTATAGATGATGTTAATAATCCATTTAATGTAGATATGCTTATAACTTTTACCTCGAGAGGTTATGTTACCGAGGATAGCGTGGTTCTTGGGGTTAAAGTTAAAGTGGGTATGCCAATAAGTGTTGAAAGTTATAAACTTGATGTTAATGGAGTTGTTTCTGCGCTAAGGTATTAA
- a CDS encoding glycosyltransferase family 9 protein — MEKLVQIWRESLIFRFLNSLEINIKSKIEPIITTSFFFPFFHFVLEYYLYIFLFLLPFLSSGKIAIGIFIAFVLWLVDTFLAKDRRFFETLDTFTLLYIIFMLINLASTFFSPYLVPAIKGYLKFCVYFGLFLVFRDVFKDKEKIKRALFVILFSTFLLSLYCLYQWIIKVPPLAGWEDVEFVGENVTRVYGTLQNPNLLGGYLIGVFPFILSSIFIFKFKSVPIFATLLSFLSIIWTYSRGAYLGFLFSMLVYFYFIFRIIWGYLTKKQRKIIFAFIILLFFVGLGILIKSSYLQKRILSAFTLWGHSSNATRIVIWQRSFKIFRDFFLTGIGLGNDVFRRVYAFYMEPRFTALASYNLFMEIGIEGGIFALLVFLLMLYYLFSRFIRKYNLWNLDYKVIGITAFASIVAPLFHGFVDTIWYRPYPQIIFWFSVSIIINLFKENKESKVLLFNLGGLGDQILFLPVIKAIKEKLNPKITIITERRGRKIYDILRMNVIEFNPKEKLSLKDTLYLIAKLHRENYDLSISTGKSPFVPIFMYLVGAPVRAGYYENPLSFLYTHKASSKRNEYMARVHFRLVEAIFKDVSYSNPELELSEDIKEETKKNTEKYNLRPFEYVLLHPGISKMSIKRGIDRRWPMENWIELIKRLKENDIEHVIIYGPDEEDSIRDLKEELPNSKFVSPKSLEEFLGWIYYSKVMACLDSAPLHLGVALKKPIVALFGPTNPMEIVPMEPIYQVVKIDLPCEPCLWDKRKRVCEALDCMKIPVDLVWEKLMIFIKG; from the coding sequence ATGGAAAAATTGGTACAAATTTGGAGAGAAAGTTTAATATTTAGGTTTTTGAATTCCTTAGAAATTAATATAAAATCTAAAATTGAACCCATAATTACTACATCGTTCTTTTTCCCCTTTTTCCATTTTGTTTTGGAATATTATCTTTATATTTTCCTATTTTTACTTCCTTTTTTATCATCAGGAAAAATAGCTATTGGGATTTTTATAGCTTTTGTCTTATGGTTGGTTGATACGTTCTTGGCAAAGGATAGGAGATTTTTTGAGACTCTTGATACTTTTACTTTGCTCTATATTATATTTATGTTGATAAACCTTGCATCGACCTTTTTCTCACCTTATTTAGTGCCTGCTATAAAAGGTTATTTAAAGTTTTGTGTCTATTTTGGTTTATTTTTGGTCTTTAGGGATGTATTTAAAGATAAGGAAAAGATTAAAAGAGCTTTATTTGTTATACTTTTTTCTACTTTTTTATTATCTTTATACTGTTTGTATCAATGGATAATAAAAGTTCCTCCCCTTGCAGGTTGGGAGGATGTTGAATTTGTTGGTGAGAATGTAACCAGGGTTTATGGGACTCTTCAAAATCCAAATCTTCTTGGTGGTTATCTCATTGGTGTTTTTCCTTTTATTCTTTCTTCCATTTTTATTTTTAAATTTAAGAGTGTACCTATCTTTGCAACTTTGCTTTCTTTTCTATCTATAATTTGGACTTATTCAAGGGGAGCTTATTTGGGCTTTCTGTTTTCCATGCTTGTATATTTTTACTTTATTTTTAGGATTATTTGGGGTTATTTAACTAAAAAGCAAAGAAAAATCATATTTGCTTTTATCATTTTGCTGTTTTTTGTGGGACTTGGAATTTTAATTAAGTCTTCTTATCTTCAAAAAAGAATACTTTCAGCTTTTACATTGTGGGGACATTCTTCAAATGCTACAAGAATCGTAATATGGCAGAGATCTTTCAAAATATTTAGGGATTTCTTCTTGACGGGAATAGGTCTTGGTAATGACGTCTTTAGAAGAGTCTATGCTTTTTATATGGAACCAAGGTTTACAGCTCTTGCCTCTTATAATCTTTTTATGGAGATAGGGATTGAGGGTGGTATATTTGCCCTTTTGGTTTTTCTCTTGATGCTTTATTATCTTTTTAGTAGGTTTATTAGAAAATACAATCTATGGAACTTGGATTATAAGGTAATTGGAATAACTGCTTTTGCTTCAATTGTTGCTCCTCTTTTTCATGGTTTTGTAGATACTATTTGGTATAGACCTTACCCGCAAATAATTTTTTGGTTTTCTGTTAGCATAATTATAAACTTATTCAAAGAAAATAAAGAGTCAAAAGTTTTGCTTTTTAACCTGGGTGGATTAGGAGATCAAATTCTCTTTCTTCCTGTTATAAAAGCCATTAAAGAAAAACTTAATCCTAAGATCACCATAATAACGGAAAGAAGGGGCAGAAAAATTTATGATATTTTAAGAATGAATGTAATAGAATTTAATCCTAAGGAAAAGCTATCTTTAAAAGATACATTGTATCTCATAGCAAAGTTACATAGGGAGAACTATGATTTGTCGATTTCTACAGGCAAATCTCCTTTTGTACCTATTTTTATGTATCTTGTAGGTGCACCTGTAAGGGCTGGTTATTATGAGAATCCATTAAGTTTTCTATACACCCATAAGGCATCTTCTAAGAGGAATGAATATATGGCAAGAGTTCATTTTAGACTGGTAGAGGCAATTTTTAAGGACGTCTCTTACTCCAATCCTGAATTAGAGCTTTCAGAGGATATAAAAGAAGAGACAAAGAAGAATACTGAAAAATACAATCTAAGACCTTTCGAATATGTCTTACTTCACCCAGGAATAAGTAAGATGAGTATTAAAAGAGGAATAGATAGAAGATGGCCTATGGAGAATTGGATAGAATTAATAAAAAGGTTAAAAGAGAACGATATTGAGCATGTAATTATATATGGGCCTGATGAAGAAGATAGTATAAGGGATCTAAAGGAGGAGCTTCCAAATAGTAAATTCGTTTCTCCTAAATCGTTAGAAGAATTTCTGGGATGGATATATTATTCTAAAGTTATGGCATGTTTAGACTCTGCACCTTTACATCTCGGTGTCGCTCTTAAAAAGCCTATCGTTGCTCTTTTTGGACCTACAAATCCTATGGAGATTGTGCCTATGGAGCCTATTTACCAAGTAGTGAAAATAGATCTTCCTTGCGAACCCTGTCTTTGGGATAAAAGAAAAAGAGTTTGCGAAGCCTTAGATTGTATGAAGATTCCTGTAGATTTGGTGTGGGAAAAGTTAATGATCTTTATAAAGGGTTAA